Proteins encoded in a region of the Stieleria neptunia genome:
- a CDS encoding alpha/beta hydrolase family protein, protein MPIKFGMVTLLTLAAFCVTANAMQVGPWDLDELSRVPKWEETDKAAKEGMTGILYSSIPYDGNPVQAFAYYSAPEGTAPEGGWPAVVCIHGGGGTAFDDWVKRWNEHGYAAISMDLEGHFPVSQTKGSRRPRLSTDNPGPSRVGVFGDHAKPIEQQWYYHAVAQVVIVHSLIRSFPEVNAEKIGVTGISWGGTLTSTVMGVDNRFKFAVPVYGCGFLPDSDGHQGEAIKPGRQTDVVMTNFDGSAYFKNVTIPTLWVNGTNDNHFTMPITQQSSQAVQGPSTLRYQLEMSHGHGSGWSPEEIYTFADSVVNEGTPLVQFDKPKVDGDQASVTCTASTKITSAELLYTMDSTSVWPERKWRKMPATILGTTINASVPENAVAFFFSATDERKMTTTSEFVMSP, encoded by the coding sequence ATGCCGATTAAGTTTGGGATGGTTACCTTGTTGACATTGGCTGCGTTTTGCGTGACCGCCAATGCGATGCAGGTCGGGCCGTGGGATTTGGATGAGTTGTCTAGGGTGCCGAAATGGGAGGAAACGGACAAGGCCGCCAAGGAGGGCATGACGGGGATTCTGTATTCGTCCATCCCCTATGATGGCAATCCAGTTCAGGCCTTCGCTTACTACAGTGCACCCGAGGGAACCGCTCCCGAAGGTGGCTGGCCAGCGGTTGTGTGCATCCACGGTGGCGGCGGTACGGCGTTTGATGACTGGGTAAAACGGTGGAACGAGCATGGGTATGCGGCGATTAGTATGGACCTGGAAGGGCATTTCCCGGTGAGTCAGACGAAGGGCAGCAGAAGGCCGCGTCTTTCAACGGACAATCCCGGGCCGAGTCGGGTAGGCGTGTTTGGTGACCATGCCAAGCCGATTGAGCAGCAGTGGTACTATCACGCAGTCGCGCAGGTCGTGATTGTCCACTCGCTCATACGGTCATTTCCGGAGGTCAACGCAGAGAAGATTGGCGTTACCGGCATCAGTTGGGGCGGAACCCTCACGAGCACCGTGATGGGTGTCGACAACCGATTTAAGTTTGCCGTTCCGGTCTATGGCTGCGGATTTTTGCCCGATTCGGACGGCCATCAGGGCGAAGCGATCAAACCCGGCCGGCAGACCGACGTCGTGATGACGAACTTCGATGGCTCGGCCTACTTCAAGAACGTCACGATCCCAACGCTATGGGTCAACGGCACCAACGACAATCACTTCACCATGCCGATCACGCAGCAGTCGTCCCAGGCGGTGCAGGGGCCATCGACGTTGCGGTACCAATTGGAAATGAGCCACGGTCACGGTTCTGGCTGGAGTCCAGAGGAGATCTACACCTTTGCCGATAGCGTTGTCAATGAAGGCACGCCGTTGGTGCAGTTCGACAAACCCAAGGTTGATGGCGACCAGGCTTCCGTGACCTGCACAGCTTCCACAAAAATCACCAGCGCCGAACTCTTGTACACAATGGACTCGACGAGCGTCTGGCCAGAACGCAAATGGCGCAAGATGCCCGCGACGATTCTCGGGACAACGATTAATGCATCCGTTCCGGAGAACGCCGTTGCTTTCTTTTTTTCCGCCACAGACGAGCGGAAAATGACGACGACTTCGGAATTTGTGATGTCTCCATAG
- a CDS encoding endonuclease domain-containing protein — MNRRPRRDPEAISFARDQRAGANEFARDVWQMLRNRRCRNQKFRREYPIAPYTVDFCCVDLKLIIEVDGKQHQTDEGRQYDQRRAQYLAERGYQVVRIPGYEALQNPVAVRHQIEHAIDALL, encoded by the coding sequence ATGAACAGACGACCTCGACGGGATCCAGAGGCGATTTCATTCGCCCGCGATCAACGTGCCGGCGCAAATGAGTTCGCCCGAGATGTCTGGCAGATGTTGCGCAATCGCCGTTGTCGAAATCAGAAGTTTCGGCGCGAATACCCGATTGCACCGTACACCGTTGATTTCTGTTGTGTGGACTTGAAGTTGATCATTGAGGTCGATGGTAAGCAACATCAGACGGATGAGGGCCGTCAGTATGATCAGCGCCGCGCCCAGTATTTGGCCGAGCGAGGGTACCAAGTCGTGCGGATCCCGGGTTACGAGGCCTTGCAAAATCCAGTTGCGGTGCGGCACCAGATCGAACATGCAATTGATGCACTTCTGTAG